The sequence CAATGCATTTGAAAACAGGCGCCAATATTATATCGCAATCCATATCCATaacaataatttaattaataaaagTTTAAAAGGCCTTTTTAGTAGACACTACTGGAAAAACCCCAATTGGGGACAACAAAATTTTgtttttagggacgacatgtcgtcctcaATAATCTtgcgggacgacatgtcgtccccataAAGTCGTCCCCAGTGTTCTGTCGCGAAAAGTTTTTCGGGACGACTGATTTTTTTTTAGGGACGACGGTGGGACCCACTTTGACTTTTCAATTGTTAATCTTGTCCATTTTTTGGGGACGACTTTTAGGGACGGCATGTCGTCCCTAAAGatataatattaaaaaaatcatttttccaacgaattaataattataatatttttaatctaATTGGGACGActctttagggacgacatgtcgtctctaaaaaaataatattaaaatatcctattttcattctaaataataataataatattaaaatgtaaTTGGGGACGACAAAAGGGTACAACATGTCGTCCCCAATAAGCTGTTATCGTTTTTGGGCCGATTAAAAACTGCTTTTCCAGCCGTAAAAACGGCACATTTAAACCAAATCAAAACCTGTTGCACAAAACACAATATATTTCACAAACACAAGCTCAACATTAATTAAAACATGTCCGAAACATTATCCAACCGTTACAAACTTAATCCGAATACTAAAAGATTACAATCCGACACAAAGTTTACAACCTTAAAACATTATCCAAAGTTTACAAACTTAAACCAAATCCGAATAGCAAACAAACTTACAAACTTACCTTGCTTCATCTTCATTTTCTTCATCACTTTCGCTTTGAGACGCACCACTTTCTTccatgtcttcatcgtcatcacctTCGTCTTCACCTTCGGTTTCTTGAGTTTGATTGGGGGTTGGGAAAAAAGATTGCCATTGGGGCGGGATTGCCATATTGTTAAAGGCAAAAGTATCGTATACCGCTTCCTTTAGCAATGGGTTTTCGGAACCCGGTGGTGGTGGTCGTCTTGTTTGacaagttgatgatgaagatgatgtactAGCCGATCCGGGTAACGTTTTACCCACTCCGCGACGGTACCCGCGACGTTTGCCTAAAACTTCCAACATAATGACTTCATCACTCCTTTCCGGATATTTTTCTTTTAATTTCAACATTTTTTCCTACATagttaacaaatattattattagtattatcatataacAATACGACAACCCATATTCACCATTTGacccatatacacatatacatatacttatattgacCCATATTGACTAAATGACTCAATTGGGGACGATTTTAATCCACATTGACCCCAATTGACCATTTGACCCATATTGACCATTTGAcccgtatatacatatacatatacttatattgacCCATATTGACTAATTGACTCAATTTAACCCAATTTTAACCCATATTGACCATTTGgcccacatatacatatacatatacttatattgacCAATTGACTTCATTTAAATCAATTTTAACCCATATTGACCAATTGACTAAATTTAACCCAATTTTAAcccaattgacttttgttgacttcgtttgactttatatatatatatatatatatatatatatatatatatatatatatatatatatatatatatatatatatatgtaagtacttACGTGGTTCACCCTAGCTTTATCCCCACTCCATCCACCTTTCTTAAAAGTGTGGTTGTTCTTGAAGTTTTCGATAAGACTCGGAGGATCCAGAGAGGCCTGCAAACACATATTAATATTTGACCATTTAAAATTTACAGACACGTATTAATATTTTCCATAAACTAAAGTTAAAAATAGGATTTACCACACGGTCGGCAATTGACCTGCTACCCTGCGTACTGGCGTATTCCATCTTCGCCCTATTTTTCTTGTTCTGCGCAGAACGAGCCCGGAATTTACTTGAAAGCATTAGGTCCACAAATGGGTCCCATAGACGTTGTTGAACATTCGGTGGGGGTCGGTTTCGAAGGTTATTGGGAAGTGCGTACCCGTCATTATCCGTGaaatattttttttgtttacttttagcaTTTCTCCATCGGTCCGCGCACAAAGAATTTACCCCGGCTTCCACCACCTTTTGGGTATGTCCACCATCTAGCCAGTCGCCCATCTTAAAAAACCCCTACaacaatttgaaaaaaaaaagttaCAAAATTCTATTAgtataataagtaatatattatataaagttTAAGATTAAATAAGTCAACTATAATATAATTAACCGAATAAACTTACACCGAGATCAAGCCAAATTTTTTCTTTGTTTTCGCCAGGAACCTTTTCCCAACTCTCGTAATGCTTTGGAAATAACGGGTCCTTAACGATTCCCGCGAGCATATTAATACACATCGACTTGTCCATCTATACTTCAATACTTTtgtcatataattttttttttttgtcaactcCTTAAAATTTTGTCAAAGTTCTTCAAAAGACTAGTTTCAGGACCTACCTCAAGATGCACAACCTGAACCTGGTACCCACCGTGGCGGTGGAGGATCTTCAGAACCATCACCACCATGATGTGGAGCTGCAACATCTGCCATCTAAAAAATAGAAATACATACAaactcgataaatataatgataattagaAAGTAAGTCAATTAATAGTCAAATTATACATACTGTTACTAAATTATTACACATGCTAATACTAAAAGAACTCAGCAAAAACTGACTCACTAAAAAAACATGTAAATTCATACATATGGTTACTAAATCCAAAAGTGCAATTTAATACAAGCAAAAAGAACTAGCTCAATTTTTTGAAAGTCAGCAAAACCTAACTCAAAAACTAACTCAATTTTTTGAAAGTCAGCAAAAAGAACTCTACAACTTTCTATTAGTAAACTTGTTTCTGGAAATCCAAAAGTGCAATTGAATTAATTAATTTTACCAGTCACGTTTCATGATAACTATCCTAAATTATATAGTTACTAAAATTCCTAAAAGAACTCAGAGAAAGCTAACAATTTACATAACACAATTTTTGAAAAAGTTAACAGCTTTCAGACTTATATGTTACTAAATTTTTTGAAACGTTAACATCATTCAGTCCCTTAGAACTCGTAACAAAGCTATTATGTATCAAGTATCATTCATAAATACAAGCAGACAACAAAAATTGTACAATTTTACCCTAAAAACGCTGGAACAAAATATAGCTAACAGTTAATATAAAGTAAGAATTTTAGATGGTAAATACCTTGGATGTTGTTAGGAGTGTGGATTGATGCTTGAATCTTTGAAAAATGGCAATCTTCCGGAGTTATGACTGGATTTGGTAGATGGGTCGGTGCTTGGGAGAGAAAAGGGATAGGGTGAGTAGCTGTAGGTGATGAGTTTTGTTGAATTTGGGGTTTGTGGGTAGTGTAATTCAACATTTTTCATTTAGCGCTCAACTTTCATTTGGCGGGTATTAAAAATATTTTCCCGGTTAAGTTATTGCGTGGACAAGCCcaatcttttatatattttttcctaattaaaaaatcatttttttattaaatttatgCTTCTTAaattaaaaatcagtttttaattattaaaatatcagTTTTTTCTaagatttatatttttttaatttattaaaatatgattaaatatatattactctATCCATTCCATATTAATTGTTATCATGTAAAAAACACACAATTTACGCAAAAAGGTGGATGCAAATACAACAAAATTTTGCTGTATTTACAGCTTCTCGACCGGTTTCCCGAGACTTTTTTCTTGTTCCGCTATTGTCTCGATTTCCCACTATAcattcttaacaacaataatataacCAACAAAAAACATTCGGCCCATCTGATAAGCCTTTAGCTCCTCCTATAAGCATTAAACTTGTTCGATAAACATTCATCTCGCCTGATAAGCATTAAGTTGTCTAAGCGTTAAACTCACACGGTCTATTTGGCCCGTCCTCATATCTGTCAGGCCGATTAAATCTCGTTTGTACTCCTTCAAGAGACATTGAACATGTTGTTAACGCTTCGTCGGCAACGTACCCCTCTGCTATACAACCTTCAGGCTTAGCTTTATTTCTAACATAATTTTTTAATTTCTTCATGTATCTCTCAACTGGATACATCCACCTCATGTAAACAGGCCCTCCATATATAGCCTCTTCCGGTAAATGCATAACCAGATGAATCATTATGTCAAAAAAAGCCGGAGGATAAATCAGCTCAAAAGTACATAAAAGTTTAATCAATTGTTTTTGAGCTTTCACCATGTCGGCTACCATTAACTCTCGAGCACAAATTTGCTTAAAGAATGCGCATAGCTGGATTATTGGTGTCGAGATAGTTACGTCCAAAAATGCGTTAACTCCGACCGGTAATAATCGTTGTATCATGATATGGCAATCATGAGACTTCATGCCTGTTATGTTGTTATCATCCTTGTTCACTTTCTGCCTGAAATTTGATCCAAACCCATCTGGAAGTTTAACATTTTTAATGAATTGACAAAAATGGACTCGGTCTTCGGGTTTAAGCGAGTATTTAGGATGAGGTTTTAAGTATTGCCCGTCTTTTTTACCGTTGTTTTTTGGTTGGAGCCACAATTCTTTCCTAATTCCCATTCTTTCCAAGTCAACTCGTGCATTGTGAGTGTCTTTGGATTTGTCATTCATTAATAAGGTACCCAATATAGCCTCCAACACATTCTTTTCAATATGCATGACATCTAGATTGTGTTGCAGTGGAAGATGTTTCCAATACTCAAGTTCCCGGAAAATAGAAATTTTAGTCCAGTTGTGCGGACAATTAGGGGGACGTTTTCTTTTTCCACCAACATTTTTATGATTTTTCCCGGGATTACCAACTGGCAACAACGAATTGAGTTGTTCTTCAATATACTTATAGTTGAACTTTCTAGGTTTTTTGGTTTTATCAACCTTACCATTGAATTCTAAGCTTTGTCTGTAAGGGTGATTCATTTCAAGGTTCTGTCTATTACTTACGTAAACAATTTTGTTTTGCACACGCATTGCAGGAGTGTCCTCGTTACATATAGAGCATGCTTTATAACCTTGGCCACTCCAACCTGATAAACTACTACGGGCAGGATAATCGTTGATGGTCCAGATAAGTATGGCTTTCATTATAAAATTCGTGTTTGTAACTGAGTCTCTCGTAATCACTCCTTCGGACCATAAAGCCTTCAACTCATCAACCAAAGGCCTCAAGTAAACATCGATATCTTTTCCAGGTGATTTAGGACCAGGAATTAGCATAGTCAACATGAGAGAACTTTCTTTCATACATATCCACGGAGGCGTATTGTATGTTGTCAGTACTACTGGCCACATGCTATAAGCCGTATTCATGTTGCCGAATGGATTGAAACCATCGGCAGCCAACCCTAATCGAACGTTTCTGGGTTCTTGTGCAAAATCTGGATATCTTTGGTCGATTTCTTTCCACGCTCGACCATCTACCGGATGACGCATCTTACCCTCTTCCTTGCATTGTCCAGTAACATGCCAAGTCATATACTTTGCAGTGTGTCTGGAACTATACAAACGTTTAAGTCTGGGAGTTATAGGAAAATAACGCAAAACTTTATTAGCAACTTTCTTGCCCATTGTGCGTTCCGCTTTCCATCTACTCTCCTCACATATTGGACAATTATCCAAATCTTTGTACTCCATGTTTTATTTGATTTAAATGCATCTActgctttttatttatttttattcatgAAAACTTTACAAACAATCATGTAACTTAGATCTCAATAACAATTTAAGTAGTATTTTTTATTTAAACTTTAAGTGCGTCTACTGCTTCTTTTTTTTTTAAGTTCATGAAAACTTTAAAAACAGTTACGTATTCAGTTAGATTTGAACATGTAAATGCAATCTATATAGAGTTTAATGACATGGTGTTAAATTTACGAGGACAAAAGTAAACTATAATTATAAGATGAGGGGTGTTGATTGGAAGTTCACCAAAAAGTTGTTATCCCTACCAGATTCTAAACTCTACCTGCAACTCTTTCTGTCCTCACTTTACAACTTCAAAATTGTCACTCTAAACTCAATTATATAGCCATTAAAACacaattcatatacatatatactaacaCAGTTGGGGGTGGCAAAGCACCCCTCTGCCACCCTACTAACTCCGCCCCTGACTCCAAATCAGTTTGCTACTTTACATGATTATAATACATCAAAATCAAAAATACTTCACATATCACAGTTAAAAGAATTTGGACCAAAACTGATGTATCTCTAAAACTTTGTAATTTAACATTACTAATCAATTTCATATCGTTctgttcaaaaaaaaaatcaatttcaTATCGTTAACTCTATTTATTgtgaaaaaataaacaaaaaattaCTAGAGATTTACATTTAGATTTAGAGAAAGAAGTGAGATACTGAGATGTGAGTTACCTTGATACAGTAGTGTAACGCCAGAAGCAGAGAAATCAGAGATGGAAATGAAGATGAAAAAAGTTATGGTTTTCTATTTTCTAACTTTTGGACAACTGGAACCATGAAAAACTCCTTTTACCTTTTTCTAACTCTCTTAGACTTGGGGGGAGTCATAAATTTGGTGGAGGGAAATTTAATTTTTCGTGAAAATTATTAAGTGGCAGTGTTATTTTTTATTGGTAAAGAAGTGGCAATGTCCAAATAATATATTAAAAGTGACTGATTGCAATATAAGAACTAATTACGGAGAAATTAATAGAGATAAATTGGTGGAAGTGATGTAGTGGGGTAGAGATATAGTAATATATGCTCTTGACTTGGTGGAACTAATTATTATGTAGTGAGGCCATCACGAGATAAATTGGtggaactaattattattattattattattattattattattattattattaaaactctaattgttgtaatatattagtACTACTGTAGTGCAAGTTGGTTTAATGTGGGACAAAGTTTTGTCCAATTTTCTTAATAAGATACCAACGTGTAAGTTTTATTGTAAACGTTATGTTATTCATAATTCATGCATGTATGAATGAACATTCGTGATGAAGTGCCAACATACACAATTTCTGTCTTTCAGATTTTCGTATTTGTCTACAATCTACAAGTAACTATCACTTGTACCACTTCCTAACAAATAACCATCATATGAGAAATGATAAATCCACAATTGAAATTGAATATATAGTAAATAAAAAATTAAAGTAAAAAAacaactagtaatattaataataataatttttgacggatcgttaataaaaaaataaataaaaatggacAACCATATAGTATGATAGTGTGTGACGCAATACTTATACTAGAAAATAATATTACTAGTTGAATTCAACCTTTTTTCGTTTGTACCTTTAGTGGCGCTGGTGCGCCACAAAAGGCGCCACAAATGTCATCCCCAAAAGTTTTTAGAGACGACGTGTCGTCCCCAAAAAATAGCACGAAATTTTCCCACCTTTGGAGCCAAATATTTCTGCGCCAAAAAAACAATTAAATATAATTCTTTTTTTGGGGACGacatttagggacgacatgtcgtccccaaaaGTTTGGCGGGATTTTTTTTGCTTTTTGGAGCCAGTTTTTTAccaaaaaaataaatgaaaaatggtAATTTctttggggacgacatgtcgtccctaaatgtCGTCCCCAAAAAACTGGTCAAACGTCTCAGAAAAAGCTGGCCCATTTTTTGTCGTTTTCCTTATTTTTGGGGACGACATTATGTCGTCCCGAAAAATGTCGTCCCCAATTTATACTTTTCTAGTAGTGAGATTCCATTGATGTAAATAGATACAGCTTAATATCAATGCTGATTGATTTTTAAGATCTAATGAATGTTGATCAATATTAACAGGAAATGTATATATTAAACATCATATAGTAATGTAATAACACTCAGCTTTGTAATGGCCTCAAGTCAACACCATGAATGAGACAAAAACTCTTGGATCAAGGTTGGGATTCTCCACCCACCAACATGTATTAATATTTGAGTCAGTTTGGGTTAATGGGTGAATCTGGTAACCTGAAACAAATTAAAACTTCATTTTCTAACCCACAAACCCAAATATCACACTAATACTCGTTTGACCCGTTTGCCTAAACTGTACATAGCAGGGTAGGTTAAATAATTGGGTTATCATATTTGTTATACTTCATTGAATAAAAAGTGTTGTCGTGTACTCGTGTCAACCTAAACCCCTTCTGACCCATCATGTTTTAATATTTGAGCCAGTTTGGGTTAATGGGTCAATCTGCTAACCCGAAATAAATTACCAACCCAAATGTCACACTAATACTCGTTTGACCCGTTTGACTAAACTGTACATAATAGGATAGGTTAAATATATGGGTCATCATAATTGTCATACTTCATTGAATAAAAAGTGGTCTTGTCAACCTAACCCCATCAGACCCATCATGTTTTAATTTTCGAGTCAATTTGGGTTAATGGGTCAACTAACCCAAAACAAATTAAAACTTCATTTTCTATATAAGCACCAACCCACCAACCCAAATGTCACACTAATACTCGTTTG comes from Rutidosis leptorrhynchoides isolate AG116_Rl617_1_P2 chromosome 4, CSIRO_AGI_Rlap_v1, whole genome shotgun sequence and encodes:
- the LOC139839964 gene encoding uncharacterized protein isoform X2, with protein sequence MDKSMCINMLAGIVKDPLFPKHYESWEKVPGENKEKIWLDLGGFFKMGDWLDGGHTQKVVEAGVNSLCADRWRNAKSKQKKYFTDNDGYALPNNLRNRPPPNVQQRLWDPFVDLMLSSKFRARSAQNKKNRAKMEYASTQGSRSIADRVASLDPPSLIENFKNNHTFKKGGWSGDKARVNHEKMLKLKEKYPERSDEVIMLEVLGKRRGYRRGVGKTLPGSASTSSSSSTCQTRRPPPPGSENPLLKEAVYDTFAFNNMAIPPQWQSFFPTPNQTQETEGEDEGDDDEDMEESGASQSESDEENEDEAR
- the LOC139839964 gene encoding uncharacterized protein isoform X1, coding for MLQLHIMVVMVLKILHRHGGYQVQVVHLEMDKSMCINMLAGIVKDPLFPKHYESWEKVPGENKEKIWLDLGGFFKMGDWLDGGHTQKVVEAGVNSLCADRWRNAKSKQKKYFTDNDGYALPNNLRNRPPPNVQQRLWDPFVDLMLSSKFRARSAQNKKNRAKMEYASTQGSRSIADRVASLDPPSLIENFKNNHTFKKGGWSGDKARVNHEKMLKLKEKYPERSDEVIMLEVLGKRRGYRRGVGKTLPGSASTSSSSSTCQTRRPPPPGSENPLLKEAVYDTFAFNNMAIPPQWQSFFPTPNQTQETEGEDEGDDDEDMEESGASQSESDEENEDEAR